The window CTTTTTCCAGGGAAGCGGCGGCGTCCATGCCGGCTTGTTTTGCCTGGTCCAGTTCCCTGTCTGCATCAACAGCTGATTGCAGAAGCCCGCGCTCAGCCATGAGGGCTTCCAACTTCCCGCGAAGGCTGGGGAAGCCTTCCCTCAAGCCAGCGAGTTCGGCTTCCAGAGCAGCACATTGCTCCTGAAGCAGGTGCACAGCCGATGACGCCTGGGCCGCTCCACTGACGGACTCAGCGTGCTCTTGCTGCACCAGCGCAATCTGCGTGCTGAGGGCCTCATGCCGGGCACGAAGCTTCTCCAGCTCCACTGCCGCCTGACGAGCCGCCGAGGCAGCTTCCCGGGCGGATGCCCGCTTTGACTCTGCTTCAGCAGCATCAACTGAACCACCCTGGGCCACCAGCCCGGCAAGCACCTGCGCTGCGGAGGAAACCTGCTCAGCGAGGAGCCCGAGGGCTTTTTCGCTGGCCTCAAACCGTTCCTTGGCTTCTTTCTCTTCCTGGGCGAGGGAGAGCGCTGTTTGCACGGCTTCGGCGGGGTGTGGATGCTCTTCGCTTCCGCACACGGCGCACGGCCTTCCGCTCTCCAACGCCGCTGCCAGCTCCCCTGCTGCGTTGGCCAGACGCAACTCACGGACATCAAGCCACTTCTGCCGCAGGTCTTGGGACGAGGTCCTGGCCTGGAGATGCCTCTGGGTAATCTCGTCCAACTCGTGGGTGGCAGTGGCGTGACGGGCCACAATCCCCACCAACCCGGCAGCATCAGCAGCCGCCCGTTCAAGTTCTGTGAGTTGGTCAGCCAACGGCACACGCGGCAGGATCTCTGACTCCACAGCGGACACGTCCAGGCGCAGCTGTTCCAGTACGGCGGCCGAAGCCCGGGCAGCTGCCTGATGTTCAGCGACTTCCCCGTCCACGGTTGCCAGCCGGGCCATGATCACCTCCAAGCGCTGCTCATCGGACAGCCGGGCCTCAAGGACCGCGCAGCCGGCCTTGACGGTTTCCAGCGCGACATCCGCAGTGGCGGCATCCAAGCCCGCAGCCTCAAGCTTCCCGCGGATCACGGAGGCCCGGGCTACGGCGGCTTGGAGTTTGCGCGCTGCCGAATCAACTGCTTCAAGTTGGCCGCTGAGAACGGCGGCCCGCCAGTGCTTTCCGAGCATCTCCTTGTTCTCCAATGCCCGCGGCGCTGCCAGTTCAAGCAGCACCCGCCGCTGCATCGCAGCGCTGAGCCGCCCGTGCCTGAGCGACCTCTCCTGGGCCTCTTGGAACTGTTCCAGAAGTCGGGTTGACAGAGACGCTGCCTCAGCGGCCTCGTCCTCCCGGCGCTTCCCTTCAGCCCGGACTTCTGCCTCTACAGCGGCCAGCCAGGCCTCCGGATCCTGTCCTGGATCCGTTCTGTCGCTCGGAGAGGCATCGCCTGAGGTGTCAGCCGCAGGAAGATCCAAGTGGTCGCGCTCCGAGGCAACCCTGTCCAGCAACAGTTTGAGCTCTGAGGCGTTTTCCTCCACAGCACGGGTAGCTTCGGCCGATTGTTGAAGGAGCTGGCGTTCCAACGTTTCAAATCGTTGCGTACCGAACAATTTCTGGAGGAGGTCCAGCCGTTCGTTGGCCTTGGACCTCAAGAACGCCGCAAAGTCGCCCTGTGGCAGCATCACCACACGGGTAAACTGCTCCCGGTCCATTCCAAGGACGTCCGAGAGCTCCGCACCTACCTCATCATTCCTGGACGACTTCTCTTCCCAGCTCCCGGCTACGCGTTCCCTGAGGAGGGTCTTGGCCTGCTGGGTGGTGAATCCATTGCGACCGCGGGCGCTCGGCCGGTCCCACGCCGGGGATCGCGTCACTTCAAAACGGCGGCCACGCGCGGAGAACTCGCAGACCACGCGCGGCTCCGCGCCGGGCGCGGCATGATCGCTTCGTAGCCGTTTCCCTTCCTGGCGGGTGCCGGGAACGGACCCGTACAGGGCAAAGCAGATGGCATCCAGAATGCTGGTCTTGCCGGCTCCCGTAGCGCCGTTGAGGAGGAAAAGGCCTTGGGCGCTTAAATGGTCGAAGTCAATGTGTTGTGGCGTTGCAAACGGGCCGAAAGCTTCAATGTCCAAACGATGAATTCTCACAGCCCGGCCTCCTGCACCCGGACTGCTTCAAGTGCTTCGCGCAGGGCGGCTTCTTCAGCATCGTTTGCGCCGCGGTCCCTGACATGTTCCAGGAAGCCACAGCAGACTCCGAGGTCATCTTGTGCCGCCGCGAGGCGATTGCTGTAACTGGTGGCCGTCCGCGCTTCAGCACCTTGGGGATCGAAGGAGAGAACCAGGGTGTCCGGGAATCGAGCCCGGACCCTCTCCATGGCCTGCGCAGGACGTTGCGCGTCCGTGAGGGTTACCTGGCAATAGGCACTCTCTGCCCAAGCGTGCTCTTCGCCGCCCAGCAGATCCTCCAGCGTCCCGCGCAACGTGGCCAGCGCTTTGGGGGCATCCCACAAAATTTCCTCAACTGCGATCACGCCGTCGGCGTCAAGATCCACCAGCCAGGCACCTTTATGATGCTTGGCTTCCGAGAATGAATAAGCCAAGGGAGAACCGGAATAGCGGACATTGGGTGCCAGCTCCTGCCGCCCGTGGAGGTGACCGAGTGCGGTGTACGTGAAGTCTTCGAAGAGATCCAGTGGAACCGCGCCCAGGCCACCGATGCTCAGATCCCGTTCGCTCTCTGAAGTAATGCCGCCACTGGCGAAGGTGTGCCCAAGGACTACCGGATACACGGGTCCTGATGCGCGGCGCTTCTCAACATCCGTCCGGATCCGCTCCACCGCTGCCAAGGTGACATCAAAATGGTTGGCGTTCTCAGCGCCCAACCGTTCCGCGACGAGCCGGGGTTCAAGATAGGGGATGCCGTAGATAGCCACTTGGACGTTCCCTGCGCGGTCCGCGCCGTGTCCATCGGTTCCCATGGGAAACAGCACTGGTACGTCAAGTTCCTCCACCTGCGTCCTGAGGTAGACTCCCCCGCGCTCCAGCAAGCGGGAAGCGAAGCCCAACCTGATCGCGGAGTCGTGGTTGCCGCTGGTCAAGACCACGCTGGCCCCTGCCTGCGTGATCCGCACCAGAGCGTCATCGAGGAGCTTGACCACATCCAGTCCCGGCAAAGCGCGATCGTAGACGTCTCCGGCTATCAGCACGACGTCAACGGATTTCGATTCCACCAGCGCTACCAGCTGGTCCACGAAGTCTCGTTGGGCATCAAGCATGCCAACGCCGTGGAATGACCGGCCAAGATGCCAATCGGAAGTGTGAAGTAACCGCATATTTCCAAGTTAACCGGGGGCACCGACAATAAAGCGCAGGCGAGCCGCCCGCCGTCGAGCCCGTAAGGTTATTTGCCCTTTTTACCGTCGAAGAAGTCCCGGGCATCATCATTGACCGGCGCAGCCGGCACAGCCCGGGGTGAGGCGATGTCCGGCTTCACAGCGGCTTCCTTAACCTCGGCGTCGCTGACATCAGCGTCCTCAACCGGCTCGTCGATGGCATCGAAGGAGTCGTTCACCCCATCGCTGCCCACCTTGAAGTCCTCAGGCCCGGCGACCGCAGCCGATGACAGGCCCTGGAAACCACGGAAGGCAAGGCCGGCAAGAGCGGCACCCATCAGCGGGGCCACCCAGAAGAGCCACAGGCCCTCAAGTGCCCAGGGCGAGCTGAAGAATGCTTGGGCTGTTGCCCGCGCAGGGTTGAAGGGAAGGTTTCCCAGTACCTGTCCGAGCTGAAGCAGAACAGCCGTTGACAAGCCCACTGCGAAGGGCGCCATGGCAGGTACGGCCCGGCGGCCCGCTGTCGCGCCAAGGAACACAGCCACAATGAGCGCCGCACCCAGGACTTCGACCAACAGAACTCCGGCCAGCTGTGTTTGGGCGGCAGCGTGTTCGCCAAAGCCCGGCGACACGACGTCGAACGCGGCCCTGGCGTCAGTAAGGACCGGCACCGTGCTCACCACAAAGTAGATCAACGCAGCACCAACCACACTGCCGATGATTTGCGCCGCCAGATAGCCCAACGCCGCCACAGCCCGGATTCGGCCGGCGATCAGATTGCCCAGGGTGATCACAGGGTTGAAGTGACCTCCCGAGACATAGCCAAAGGCCAGCATGGCTGCTGTCACGGCAAGGCCGGTCGCAAGAGCAACAGGCAAGGGGGCGGCACCAGGATTCGAGAAAATCCCGACTCCCACCGCGACAACAACAACGAACATCGATCCCAAAGCTTCAGCCGACAGCCGGGCAACAAGTCCCGGTTGGGGTTCGGGCGTGGCCTGTACAGGTGAGGTCATGTGGAATGAGTCCTTACGGTTGGTGTGGGTGCCGTATGACCGGCTTCGTCGCTGCGGACGCTGAGGTTTGGCGCTGGCTTTGCAGGGAGTGATGCAAGCTCAAAGCCACTGTGCATTGTGCCAGCCGAGTCTGGGCGCTGGCTGAATCCCGCCTCCGAGCTTATCCGCCAAGGGCGATGGCGGCGATGGCTGTGGCACCGAGTCCCACCACGGCCATCGTGCTGACCAGCACGAGCCTGGCCGATGCTGCCTCGTTGCCTGCGTGGAGTTGGCGTGAGCGAACCCACACCACCGAAGCCAGCACGATGGTGGCCGCGGCTGCCATGAGAGCGCAGATCCCTTGGTAATCGAGCCCGGGCAGGACTGCCACGAGGTTGCCGGTGGAGGGTTCGGATGTCAGCCAACTCCGCCAAATGAAGAGGTCCACCACTACCAGGGAGATCAGCGTCCGGCGCCATGCCAAGGTGGTGCGCTCAGGTTGCAACCCGGGATCGCGGACTTCCATCCCTACCGCGCCACCAATATCAGCACC is drawn from Arthrobacter sp. 31Y and contains these coding sequences:
- a CDS encoding AAA family ATPase → MRIHRLDIEAFGPFATPQHIDFDHLSAQGLFLLNGATGAGKTSILDAICFALYGSVPGTRQEGKRLRSDHAAPGAEPRVVCEFSARGRRFEVTRSPAWDRPSARGRNGFTTQQAKTLLRERVAGSWEEKSSRNDEVGAELSDVLGMDREQFTRVVMLPQGDFAAFLRSKANERLDLLQKLFGTQRFETLERQLLQQSAEATRAVEENASELKLLLDRVASERDHLDLPAADTSGDASPSDRTDPGQDPEAWLAAVEAEVRAEGKRREDEAAEAASLSTRLLEQFQEAQERSLRHGRLSAAMQRRVLLELAAPRALENKEMLGKHWRAAVLSGQLEAVDSAARKLQAAVARASVIRGKLEAAGLDAATADVALETVKAGCAVLEARLSDEQRLEVIMARLATVDGEVAEHQAAARASAAVLEQLRLDVSAVESEILPRVPLADQLTELERAAADAAGLVGIVARHATATHELDEITQRHLQARTSSQDLRQKWLDVRELRLANAAGELAAALESGRPCAVCGSEEHPHPAEAVQTALSLAQEEKEAKERFEASEKALGLLAEQVSSAAQVLAGLVAQGGSVDAAEAESKRASAREAASAARQAAVELEKLRARHEALSTQIALVQQEHAESVSGAAQASSAVHLLQEQCAALEAELAGLREGFPSLRGKLEALMAERGLLQSAVDADRELDQAKQAGMDAAASLEKALPESGFASGDEARKEILPPADVVGLEKDLADFDAESSRVDELFAGEDLVLAAKEASIGELPLAEAELAESRLLASTAADDARAKALSAGLAGKSADAVARLAKEYRTLAQAGREPLSRAHMLAELADTVRGSGDNNYRMSLNTYVLAARLEQVALAASERLVAMSDGRYTLQHTDAKAARGAKSGLGLEVVDEWTGQRRDTSTLSGGESFMASLSLALGLADVVQQEAGGVDIETLFVDEGFGSLDEQSLEQVMDALEGLRDGGRVVGLVSHVAEMKQRITSQLQVVKGRNGSSVRIAEALPV
- a CDS encoding exonuclease SbcCD subunit D, with the translated sequence MRLLHTSDWHLGRSFHGVGMLDAQRDFVDQLVALVESKSVDVVLIAGDVYDRALPGLDVVKLLDDALVRITQAGASVVLTSGNHDSAIRLGFASRLLERGGVYLRTQVEELDVPVLFPMGTDGHGADRAGNVQVAIYGIPYLEPRLVAERLGAENANHFDVTLAAVERIRTDVEKRRASGPVYPVVLGHTFASGGITSESERDLSIGGLGAVPLDLFEDFTYTALGHLHGRQELAPNVRYSGSPLAYSFSEAKHHKGAWLVDLDADGVIAVEEILWDAPKALATLRGTLEDLLGGEEHAWAESAYCQVTLTDAQRPAQAMERVRARFPDTLVLSFDPQGAEARTATSYSNRLAAAQDDLGVCCGFLEHVRDRGANDAEEAALREALEAVRVQEAGL
- a CDS encoding MIP/aquaporin family protein produces the protein MTSPVQATPEPQPGLVARLSAEALGSMFVVVVAVGVGIFSNPGAAPLPVALATGLAVTAAMLAFGYVSGGHFNPVITLGNLIAGRIRAVAALGYLAAQIIGSVVGAALIYFVVSTVPVLTDARAAFDVVSPGFGEHAAAQTQLAGVLLVEVLGAALIVAVFLGATAGRRAVPAMAPFAVGLSTAVLLQLGQVLGNLPFNPARATAQAFFSSPWALEGLWLFWVAPLMGAALAGLAFRGFQGLSSAAVAGPEDFKVGSDGVNDSFDAIDEPVEDADVSDAEVKEAAVKPDIASPRAVPAAPVNDDARDFFDGKKGK
- a CDS encoding DUF202 domain-containing protein; the protein is MEVRDPGLQPERTTLAWRRTLISLVVVDLFIWRSWLTSEPSTGNLVAVLPGLDYQGICALMAAAATIVLASVVWVRSRQLHAGNEAASARLVLVSTMAVVGLGATAIAAIALGG